The proteins below are encoded in one region of Halalkalicoccus jeotgali B3:
- a CDS encoding EMC6-like membrane protein, whose product MATEAVEQRAAHVRAVSVTAVASLAGIGAGIASSALASDAGDPIALAVLGALIVIQFPLLKMTGIVEEFSGKDRVFVVFMSFCLWFVTWGILLTTGASV is encoded by the coding sequence ATGGCAACCGAAGCGGTCGAACAGCGCGCAGCCCACGTCCGGGCGGTGTCGGTCACCGCGGTCGCCTCGCTCGCGGGGATCGGCGCGGGGATCGCCTCCTCCGCGCTCGCGAGCGACGCCGGCGATCCCATCGCGCTCGCCGTGCTGGGCGCGCTCATCGTAATCCAGTTCCCGCTGCTCAAGATGACGGGAATCGTCGAGGAGTTCTCGGGCAAGGACAGGGTGTTCGTCGTCTTTATGAGCTTCTGTCTCTGGTTCGTCACCTGGGGCATCCTGCTGACCACCGGGGCATCGGTCTGA
- a CDS encoding MarR family transcriptional regulator gives MTGSETETVEDLPPSAKLVFKVLEYNGSLTQKQIVNESMLSARTVRYALERLENIDIVEEDIYFADARQNLYTLDEQAVVADGGPDEACCAE, from the coding sequence ATGACTGGCTCAGAGACGGAGACCGTCGAGGATCTCCCCCCGAGCGCGAAACTCGTTTTCAAAGTGCTCGAATACAACGGCTCGCTCACGCAAAAACAGATCGTCAACGAATCGATGCTCTCGGCACGCACGGTACGGTACGCGCTCGAACGCCTCGAAAACATCGACATCGTCGAGGAGGACATCTACTTCGCCGACGCCCGACAGAACCTCTACACCCTCGACGAGCAGGCGGTCGTCGCCGACGGCGGCCCCGACGAGGCCTGCTGTGCGGAGTAG